The genomic stretch CATGGAGGTAGTGTGAGAGCAGAAATAATGGGATGCTTTGTTTTCAAGGCAAAACGACAAGTGTATGAAGATGAAGCCAATCTAGCAGCAGAAACTCACTGTAATTTCCCTATTGTCACTTTAGTTTAATATGCTTCTATGTATAGAAAGGACAAATTATATtcttacattttaatatttgcAGTTACAGTGAAAGAAGTGAAGGCCCTCTTTCAACTTTTCAGGAAACTAAGCAGTTGTATAATAGATGATGGCTTCATCAGCAAAGTAgacttccatttttttttaatattttagttgaTCTTCCACTTACGATATTTAAGCCTGTAAAATGAGTTTTATTCTGCAGGAAGAATTCCAGATTGGACTGTTCAGAAACAGCAGAAAACAGTCTTTCTTTACAGATAGGGTAACTTCCATTCTCTGCAGCCCTTTTTTTCCAGTCtttgatatatgtatatattgtttGAGGATTTTGGATCAGATGTTCAAGCTGTTCGACTCCAAGAACGATGGACTTATAGAATTCGGGGAGTTTATTCGAGCATTAAGCGTTTTCCACCCTGATGCTTCCCTGGAAGAGAAAGCTGATTGTAAGAACactacacatatatacattcaGTTCCTAGCTTGCATGACAAAGCTAGGGGTTATATGCTAACTTTCTCATCTGATGTTGCAGTTTTGTTTAAGCTATACGACGTATGTCATGTTGGCTTCATTGAACACGGAGGGGTAAACGCGATACATACTCGATCTCAACCATTGATCATATATACCTGGCCTGATGATTACCTGAAAATCTTAACTTTAATCTTTAGTCAGGTCAAGGAAATGGTTATGGCACTTCTGAATGAGTCAGAATTGACACTTCCTGATCATATTATTGAAGCTATTATTAACAAGGTACCAATCCTCTATCTTTATTAATTAGATTACCCTGCAGGTTTAAGTGAACTAAATTAAACCTCTAATTTACAGACTTTTAAGGAAGCAGACTGTAATGGTGATGGGAAGATAGATGCAGAAGAGTGGAAGGATTTTGTATCCACAAATCCATCTTTGTTGAAGAACATGACAATCCCATATTTGAAGTAAATTCATTTCTCTTCTGATCTTCTTAGCTTGCAAATTCAAATTTATGCTATTATTATGCTGTCTTaacagaaaaaaacaaaaaaatttatattctacCAGGGATATCACAGCTGCATTTCCCAGCTTTGTGATGAAACCAGATATGGACACAGATGAGATAAACGTCGCTATCTGAGAAACCAACCGAGACAAGACAGACAACCCATCTTCTGATTTATGAAACTGaaacatgtaatttttttttttatcatagaGACTAGACTAAACAATTGAGAAGTTTAAAAAAACGAAAGAAAATGACAGTCGCGGTACTGGTTCTACATGATTCGAGTGACTAAAAAATTTGCAGAATTTAGGGTTTAACCATCAACTGGTGTGAGCTATCATGTCCTGCAAGTTCATGGGGTAGCACATATTAGTATGCAAGCTAGACCAGACATTATCAGCGATGATGGCGTTAACAGCATCTGTCGGGTGAAACTGATCCCACCATATGTGATTAGAGGCATTGCTGCAAGCCATTTCAGGAGATATACAAAAGAGCCACCCTCTGTACTTCCCTAAACCACAGCAGGCTTCTGCTGTCACATTGAAGCCTaattaaaacacaaaaacacGAAGAAACATAGGAATTAGCTAAAAACGCCGCCACTGATCCTCaacttgtttgtttgttaagaatTTCAGCTTCTCACCATATCGGCGATGGTGCTTCATAATGTCCATCGAGGCTTCATATGCATCACAGAAGATGATTCTTGCATCAGCGAGCTCCACGGAGAGTTCTTCAATCTTTTGTCTCATCTCGAAGTTGAATTCAAGAATCATATCGTTTATCATTTCGACGCACTTCCCATCTGTGTTCTCGTACAGCCACAGGTAATACGGAGCACAACCCATAGGCGCCAATCCCATTACAACCACTTTCCTCACTTTAGCATTATACAGGTTCTGCTCATCATATGTAAAATAAGTACCcgaaacaataaaaataatgccAAAAACCCCCAAAAACTAGAAAACACTTACCTTAATCTCCTGCTTCATAGACTCTGCTAAGAACTGGTTGAAATTCCAAGGAAGGTAAAGGGACTGAACATCAGACACGTTACGGAGATAGTAATGT from Ipomoea triloba cultivar NCNSP0323 chromosome 12, ASM357664v1 encodes the following:
- the LOC116000092 gene encoding calcineurin B-like protein 1 isoform X2; the protein is MGCFVFKAKRQVYEDEANLAAETHFTVKEVKALFQLFRKLSSCIIDDGFISKEEFQIGLFRNSRKQSFFTDRMFKLFDSKNDGLIEFGEFIRALSVFHPDASLEEKADFLFKLYDVCHVGFIEHGGVKEMVMALLNESELTLPDHIIEAIINKTFKEADCNGDGKIDAEEWKDFVSTNPSLLKNMTIPYLKKKQKNLYSTRDITAAFPSFVMKPDMDTDEINVAI
- the LOC116000092 gene encoding calcineurin B-like protein 1 isoform X3 produces the protein MGCFVFKAKRQVYEDEANLAAETHFTVKEVKALFQLFRKLSSCIIDDGFISKEEFQIGLFRNSRKQSFFTDRMFKLFDSKNDGLIEFGEFIRALSVFHPDASLEEKADFLFKLYDVCHVGFIEHGGVKEMVMALLNESELTLPDHIIEAIINKTFKEADCNGDGKIDAEEWKDFVSTNPSLLKNMTIPYLKDITAAFPSFVMKPDMDTDEINVAI
- the LOC116000092 gene encoding calcineurin B-like protein 1 isoform X1, which translates into the protein MGCFVFKAKRQVYEDEANLAAETHFTVKEVKALFQLFRKLSSCIIDDGFISKEEFQIGLFRNSRKQSFFTDRVTSILCSPFFPVFDICIYCLRILDQMFKLFDSKNDGLIEFGEFIRALSVFHPDASLEEKADFLFKLYDVCHVGFIEHGGVKEMVMALLNESELTLPDHIIEAIINKTFKEADCNGDGKIDAEEWKDFVSTNPSLLKNMTIPYLKDITAAFPSFVMKPDMDTDEINVAI